The Spirosoma radiotolerans genome has a window encoding:
- a CDS encoding LytTR family DNA-binding domain-containing protein, producing MIKQPMQTGFVLIPGYKDPQDTQRMIRLEGNGNYTIIHFADSSKILMVAQTLRYFEEQIPNFIRVNKSALINPAHVDELIRTGPKTMLLRLDDGLELLVSRRRISDVIMKLAS from the coding sequence ATGATAAAACAGCCGATGCAGACAGGTTTTGTGCTCATTCCAGGTTACAAAGATCCTCAAGATACACAGAGGATGATCAGATTAGAAGGTAATGGGAATTACACAATTATTCATTTTGCTGATAGCTCAAAAATTTTGATGGTTGCTCAAACATTGAGATATTTTGAAGAGCAAATTCCCAATTTTATTCGGGTTAACAAATCTGCATTAATCAATCCTGCTCATGTTGACGAATTAATTCGAACAGGACCAAAAACCATGCTTTTGCGTCTGGACGACGGGCTGGAGTTACTCGTTTCCCGCCGTCGGATTAGTGATGTAATAATGAAATTGGCAAGTTGA
- a CDS encoding response regulator gives MESEKMFHQRSSIPLLVVDKNKDHQLLIGYCLRTKIPQAEPTFAATTQEALSFLRHSFNQKEDFPKLLLLDLSLPKTIHGFALLKEIRICYPLLPVIILNTKQDQSLVNRAYQLGAHSFMGKPLNLEEWENHFQMIKEYWLWTVTLS, from the coding sequence ATGGAGTCTGAAAAGATGTTCCACCAAAGGAGTAGTATCCCTCTTTTGGTGGTAGATAAAAATAAAGATCATCAATTATTGATTGGATACTGCTTGCGAACAAAAATCCCACAGGCCGAACCTACTTTTGCGGCCACAACGCAGGAAGCGCTCTCTTTTCTGAGGCATTCATTTAACCAAAAGGAAGATTTTCCCAAGCTACTTCTTCTTGACCTCAGTCTGCCAAAAACAATTCACGGTTTTGCTTTGCTAAAGGAGATTCGAATTTGCTATCCGCTTCTTCCGGTTATCATTTTAAATACTAAACAGGACCAGTCTCTTGTCAATAGAGCCTATCAGCTAGGCGCTCATTCGTTTATGGGGAAACCTTTAAATTTGGAAGAGTGGGAAAATCATTTTCAAATGATAAAAGAGTACTGGCTCTGGACCGTAACTCTATCTTGA
- a CDS encoding lmo0937 family membrane protein encodes MGNLLYTIAVILIIIWLLGFLGVLGAGIATSGLIHILLVIAVIAIILRLIQGRGI; translated from the coding sequence ATGGGCAATCTCCTGTATACCATCGCTGTCATTCTCATTATCATCTGGTTACTAGGCTTCCTGGGCGTTTTAGGCGCGGGTATTGCTACTAGCGGACTTATTCATATCCTGCTGGTAATTGCGGTTATAGCCATTATTTTGCGGTTAATCCAGGGCAGAGGGATATAG
- a CDS encoding ABC transporter permease — protein sequence MIRNYLLIAFRNLRKHKAFSVINMAGVAVGLACFLLIALYVQDELSYDRYNANADRTYRVNRTFLSSEGTVSLRLAQAAPPFGPLIRQDFPEAEQVVRTLDNSGLVRYGEHSFNEEDMFFAEANLFKVFSFDFVSGNPDQALVNPFSILFSRPMAEKYFGKENPIGKTVRLNNQFDLTVTGVYEPLPPQAHFHPGFLLSFSTLNDNRVYGAEGLRTNWSNNSFNTYMLLRPGADPKRIEANFPAFQNKYVPSEEGRQAATWSVLNLQKLTDIHLRSHTDSEVEPTGDITYIYLFSAIGLFILLIACINYMNLATARSAGRAKEVGMRKVVGALRSQLIGQFLSESILLVTLSLGIAIGLVLVCLPALNAFTQKQLAFSQLLNPAFLGILITITLLTGLVAGSYPAFFLTSFRPLGVLKGQIGSAMRTGKLRQVLVITQFAIAIALIISTAVVYNQMKYIQNYRLGYQKDQMLLLSDVGDSTTNYETLKQQLVQTGVVADMGRSSRIPSSRLLDSYDAAAPKGDSMAPVKINLRGLRVDYDFIPTYQIPMAAGRNFSRSFSTDTSMVVLNETAVRQLGWTPEQAIGKRFRYGRADGQIIGVTKDFHFESLHQQMAAIAMVMGKQNFNWISIPIKGNVPAAIQRVKSVWKQFFPERPFDYKFLDSRFDRLYAREQTQQTLFSVFASVAILISCLGLFGLSMFMAEQRTKEIGIRKVLGASEASLVALFSKDFMRLVLVALLIASPIAWYAMHTWLNDFAYRTDIHWWVFLLAGGLTVLIALLTVSFQSVKAALMNPVKSLRSE from the coding sequence ATGATACGTAATTACCTGCTCATCGCTTTCCGCAACTTGCGCAAACACAAAGCATTTAGCGTCATTAATATGGCTGGCGTTGCGGTTGGACTTGCCTGCTTCCTACTGATTGCCCTTTATGTACAGGATGAGTTGAGCTATGATCGCTACAATGCCAATGCAGACCGGACGTATCGGGTTAACCGAACATTTTTATCGTCAGAAGGAACGGTATCGTTACGACTGGCGCAGGCAGCTCCCCCGTTTGGTCCATTAATCAGGCAGGACTTCCCGGAAGCAGAACAAGTGGTCAGGACGCTTGACAATAGTGGCCTGGTACGGTATGGCGAGCATTCATTCAATGAGGAAGACATGTTTTTTGCCGAAGCGAACCTCTTTAAAGTATTTAGCTTCGACTTTGTGAGCGGCAATCCTGATCAGGCGCTTGTCAACCCATTCTCCATTCTCTTTTCCCGGCCAATGGCCGAAAAATACTTCGGCAAGGAAAACCCGATTGGCAAAACTGTCCGATTGAACAATCAGTTCGACTTAACCGTAACGGGTGTATATGAACCGCTACCGCCCCAGGCCCATTTTCATCCCGGCTTCCTGCTTTCCTTCTCAACCCTGAATGACAACCGCGTTTATGGGGCTGAAGGGCTGCGTACCAATTGGAGCAACAACTCGTTTAATACGTATATGCTCTTACGGCCGGGCGCCGATCCAAAACGTATTGAGGCTAATTTCCCAGCATTTCAAAACAAATACGTTCCCTCCGAAGAAGGCAGACAAGCTGCTACTTGGTCGGTGCTGAATCTGCAAAAACTTACGGATATTCACCTGCGGTCACATACCGATTCGGAGGTGGAACCCACCGGCGACATTACGTATATCTATCTGTTTTCGGCCATTGGTTTATTCATTCTGCTCATTGCCTGCATCAATTACATGAATCTGGCAACAGCCCGTTCGGCGGGACGGGCCAAAGAGGTTGGGATGCGCAAAGTTGTAGGGGCTTTGCGTTCCCAGCTCATTGGACAGTTCCTGAGCGAATCCATTTTACTGGTTACCCTGTCGTTAGGCATTGCCATTGGGCTGGTGCTGGTGTGTTTACCCGCGCTGAATGCGTTTACCCAGAAACAGCTGGCGTTTAGTCAACTCCTTAACCCGGCCTTTCTGGGCATCCTCATCACCATTACGCTGCTGACGGGGCTGGTAGCGGGCAGTTATCCGGCGTTCTTCCTGACATCCTTCCGGCCACTAGGCGTATTAAAAGGGCAGATAGGATCGGCCATGCGCACGGGTAAGCTACGGCAAGTACTGGTTATTACGCAGTTTGCTATTGCTATCGCGCTCATTATCAGCACAGCGGTGGTCTATAACCAAATGAAATACATTCAAAATTACCGACTGGGTTATCAGAAAGACCAGATGCTGCTCTTGTCGGATGTTGGTGATTCGACGACAAACTACGAAACGCTGAAACAGCAGCTGGTGCAAACGGGCGTTGTGGCCGATATGGGCCGCTCATCCCGGATACCATCGTCCCGCTTATTGGACTCCTACGATGCCGCAGCCCCAAAAGGGGACAGCATGGCGCCAGTGAAGATTAATCTGCGTGGTTTACGTGTCGACTATGATTTCATCCCCACGTACCAGATTCCAATGGCCGCCGGACGGAATTTCTCGCGTTCGTTTTCTACCGATACGTCCATGGTGGTCCTCAACGAAACCGCTGTGCGCCAGTTGGGCTGGACACCCGAACAGGCCATCGGCAAGCGCTTCCGCTACGGCCGGGCCGACGGGCAAATCATTGGCGTAACGAAAGATTTCCATTTCGAGTCGCTGCATCAGCAGATGGCCGCCATTGCGATGGTGATGGGCAAACAAAATTTCAACTGGATTTCCATTCCCATCAAAGGCAATGTTCCGGCGGCCATCCAGCGTGTCAAGTCGGTCTGGAAGCAGTTTTTTCCGGAACGTCCCTTCGACTACAAGTTTCTGGATTCGCGCTTTGACCGGCTCTACGCCCGGGAGCAAACCCAGCAAACCCTATTTAGCGTCTTCGCGAGTGTGGCCATTCTGATTTCCTGCCTGGGCTTATTCGGCCTGTCGATGTTTATGGCCGAGCAACGGACCAAGGAGATTGGTATTCGCAAAGTGCTGGGGGCGTCGGAAGCGAGTTTAGTTGCCCTCTTCTCCAAAGATTTTATGCGTTTAGTGCTGGTAGCTTTGCTGATTGCTTCACCCATTGCCTGGTATGCCATGCACACCTGGCTGAACGACTTCGCCTACCGGACGGACATCCACTGGTGGGTCTTCCTGCTGGCGGGTGGCCTGACGGTCCTGATTGCGCTGCTCACCGTAAGTTTTCAGAGTGTAAAAGCCGCCCTGATGAATCCGGTGAAATCGTTGCGATCTGAATAA
- a CDS encoding ABC transporter permease: MIKNYFKISWRNLMKNKVFSFINIVGLAVGMTCCILIAAFVTDELSYDRYPTQANQMYRVELHLTENGGITDFSNVDAAVGPGIQAAFPEVLAVTRLVPWSQVFMRYQEKQFKEQFIAMADSNFLQMFSIPLLEGDVKTALKEPGSIVITKAFAQKYFGTSPAMGKALLFGKGQEVRKVTGIIDRIPGNTHFHFDAFLSTADMPVKSPTWSNVGFYTYIVLNKGTDAQKLEAKFPQLVAKYVVPEIKADMGVSLAEAQKSVNTFRFFLMPLTDIHLHSASKFELAANGDINSVYIFSILAVFILLLAIVNFTNLSTAGAAGRSKEIGIRKVMGSVKTQLIRQFLLESTLLTFIALLLAVLAVGLLLPSFNELAGKDMSIRTLLSVKHVGILLAFGLFVGILAGAYPAFLLSFSKITTILKGGSAVQTSRRSSLRSGLVVFQFAVSGTLIVATMVTYQQLHFMQNKKVGFDKDQVLVIQDSYMLGQNEPVFKQQLQQDSRVIQASLSGNIPVGMNNMDGSVIYAKRENDTKGHAEITTNIYHVDEEYLKTLGMELKEGRSFSKEFSTDSTAAVINETAVRELGLGNTSPIGKTIVRSGQHEFTIIGVVKDFHYASARQKIAPLMMLLGRNSGAIIVKVKAADVSDIITSFRKQWESFNPPAPFTYSFLDDRFAFLYKAEQKTSQLFTVFAVISIVIACLGLFGLAAFTAEQRTKEIGVRKVLGASVVSIIALLSGDFLKLVLIAIVLAVPIAWFAMDRWLEDFAYRIDLSWWMFALAGLLAVGIALLTISFQSIKAALMDPVKSLRSE, encoded by the coding sequence ATGATCAAAAACTATTTCAAAATTTCCTGGCGGAACCTGATGAAAAACAAGGTTTTTTCATTCATCAACATTGTGGGTCTGGCCGTCGGAATGACCTGTTGTATTTTGATAGCGGCTTTTGTCACGGATGAACTGAGTTACGACCGCTATCCAACTCAGGCAAACCAGATGTATCGGGTGGAGCTTCATTTGACAGAAAATGGCGGCATTACGGATTTCTCCAATGTTGATGCGGCTGTCGGGCCGGGCATCCAGGCTGCATTCCCGGAGGTACTGGCGGTTACCCGGCTGGTACCGTGGAGCCAAGTATTTATGCGGTACCAGGAGAAGCAATTCAAGGAGCAATTCATTGCCATGGCCGACTCTAACTTTCTGCAGATGTTCTCTATTCCTTTGCTGGAGGGCGACGTAAAAACCGCCTTGAAAGAGCCCGGTTCCATTGTCATTACTAAAGCCTTTGCTCAAAAATATTTTGGTACAAGCCCGGCCATGGGTAAGGCTCTTCTCTTTGGCAAAGGGCAAGAGGTGCGAAAAGTGACCGGTATCATTGACCGAATCCCCGGCAACACGCACTTCCACTTCGACGCCTTTCTAAGTACAGCCGATATGCCTGTCAAGTCGCCAACCTGGAGCAATGTTGGGTTTTACACCTACATAGTCCTGAACAAAGGCACAGATGCCCAGAAGCTGGAAGCGAAGTTCCCCCAGCTGGTAGCGAAATACGTGGTGCCCGAAATAAAGGCGGACATGGGTGTTAGTCTGGCCGAAGCGCAGAAATCGGTGAACACGTTCCGATTTTTCCTGATGCCCTTGACCGATATTCATTTGCATTCGGCATCTAAATTTGAGTTGGCTGCTAACGGCGACATTAATTCGGTATACATATTCAGTATTCTGGCGGTTTTTATTCTGCTCCTGGCCATTGTCAATTTTACCAACTTATCGACAGCGGGTGCTGCGGGGCGCTCAAAAGAAATTGGCATTCGTAAAGTAATGGGCTCGGTCAAAACCCAGTTGATCAGGCAATTTCTACTTGAGTCTACATTGCTGACCTTCATTGCCCTGCTGCTGGCGGTTTTGGCCGTTGGTTTACTCTTGCCCTCCTTCAATGAATTGGCGGGAAAAGATATGTCGATTCGTACCTTACTGTCGGTGAAACATGTTGGTATTCTGCTGGCATTTGGCCTTTTCGTCGGTATTCTGGCGGGTGCTTACCCGGCATTTCTGCTCTCTTTCTCAAAAATAACGACGATTTTAAAAGGCGGATCAGCGGTGCAAACCAGTCGCAGAAGCAGCCTCAGGAGTGGCCTGGTGGTGTTCCAGTTCGCCGTTTCCGGAACGTTGATCGTGGCCACGATGGTAACCTACCAACAGTTGCATTTCATGCAAAACAAGAAAGTTGGCTTCGATAAAGACCAGGTGCTGGTGATTCAGGACTCGTATATGCTGGGGCAAAACGAGCCCGTTTTCAAACAGCAGCTTCAGCAAGATAGCCGCGTTATTCAAGCCAGCCTTTCTGGCAACATCCCGGTTGGCATGAACAATATGGATGGGTCCGTGATCTACGCCAAACGGGAAAACGACACGAAAGGCCACGCCGAAATTACTACCAACATTTATCATGTCGACGAGGAATACCTTAAAACGCTGGGCATGGAATTGAAAGAAGGCCGGTCTTTTTCCAAAGAATTTTCAACCGATTCAACAGCCGCCGTTATCAATGAAACGGCGGTTCGTGAGTTAGGGCTGGGAAATACCAGTCCGATTGGCAAAACAATTGTTCGTTCCGGACAACATGAGTTCACCATCATTGGCGTTGTGAAAGACTTTCATTATGCCTCGGCCCGGCAAAAAATAGCTCCTCTGATGATGCTCCTCGGACGAAACTCTGGCGCTATCATCGTGAAAGTTAAAGCGGCCGATGTTTCTGATATCATCACTTCATTTAGAAAACAATGGGAATCATTTAACCCACCGGCTCCGTTCACGTATTCATTTCTGGACGATCGGTTTGCGTTTCTCTACAAAGCAGAACAGAAAACGAGTCAGCTGTTTACAGTTTTTGCCGTGATCTCTATTGTCATTGCCTGCCTGGGTCTGTTTGGTCTGGCCGCGTTCACGGCCGAACAACGGACCAAAGAAATCGGTGTTCGAAAAGTACTGGGCGCATCCGTTGTCAGCATCATTGCACTCCTTTCCGGGGATTTTTTAAAGCTGGTGCTGATCGCTATTGTTCTGGCCGTACCTATTGCCTGGTTTGCCATGGATCGCTGGCTAGAAGATTTCGCCTACCGGATTGATCTTTCGTGGTGGATGTTTGCCCTGGCAGGATTGCTGGCAGTAGGCATTGCTTTACTGACGATCAGTTTCCAAAGTATAAAGGCCGCCCTGATGGATCCGGTAAAATCGCTGCGAAGCGAATAA
- a CDS encoding ABC transporter permease, whose translation MLSNYLKIAWRNLVRNKLYSALTLLGLVSGMVGAILLGLYAYDELTFDGYHARAADIYRLNLHVKWGDNDLNLGVVSAPMGPALQQEYPEVSHVLRVKPGHEILFRIGEKALYVKNVIYADSTLFSFFDYSFLDGNPRLSLLKPNSVVLTQTLAMSLFGKTEGLLGKIVNVKDEHPLTVVGVIRDTPTNHHLKFGAILPYSNTPLNGIQPDKWDNFGSATYLMLHPNGDSQKLARKMPAFYKKYIARAIGDETGKGVTFDIALQPLTRMHLFSSHLMGEENVGNMAYVYTFSAIGLFILLIAIVNYINLATARSAGRAREIGIRKAVGSLRLQLVGQFLSESILLSLLALVVSLLLLNGLLPLFNYVTDKTLTIDFWSIRTLGLLLGFSLVVGLVGGLYPAFVLSRFNPTAVLKGTFSTSGKGVFLRKSLVVLQFTISIVMIVGTVVVYRQLQYMRHTQLGFNQEQVMVLSLKAPTAQRSANVLKDRLLQNSIIKGATLTDGSIGGELNDKSTFDFYASGKEQPVSTEYFSVDRDFLNVLQIKLKEGRNFSADLASDSTGAVLVNEAMLKRLGWKSFKDGLVEFDSKRIPITGVIHDFHLRSLRNQIEPLVLVTHADRGDKLFVRVAAQQIPDALAYVSTVYKQVNPNQPFEYTFLDQTFAQQYRSDERQGNLFLAFSGLAIFIACLGLFGLATFTAEQRTKEVGVRKVLGASVTSLVTLLSKDFLKLVFIAIVLAIPIAWYIMSRWLGEFAYKINIEWWMFVVAALLAIGIALLTVSFQSIKAALMNPVNSLRSE comes from the coding sequence ATGTTATCAAACTATCTGAAAATCGCCTGGCGAAACCTGGTTCGCAATAAACTATATAGCGCCCTCACGCTGTTGGGTTTGGTTAGTGGAATGGTCGGCGCTATTCTGCTGGGGCTCTACGCTTATGACGAACTCACGTTCGACGGATACCATGCCCGTGCAGCTGATATTTACCGGCTAAACCTGCATGTCAAATGGGGCGATAATGATCTGAATCTGGGGGTTGTTTCAGCGCCAATGGGACCAGCCCTTCAACAGGAATATCCCGAAGTCAGTCATGTACTGCGGGTTAAACCCGGCCACGAAATTTTGTTCCGAATTGGTGAGAAAGCGCTTTACGTTAAGAATGTCATTTACGCCGATTCGACTTTGTTTTCGTTCTTCGATTATTCATTTCTCGATGGCAATCCTCGGCTGTCTTTGTTAAAACCGAACAGCGTTGTGCTGACTCAGACACTGGCCATGTCGCTATTTGGCAAAACGGAGGGGTTATTGGGTAAGATAGTCAACGTAAAAGACGAGCACCCGCTGACCGTGGTGGGGGTGATTCGCGATACTCCAACGAATCACCACCTGAAATTTGGCGCTATTCTGCCTTATAGCAATACCCCGCTCAATGGCATTCAGCCAGACAAATGGGACAACTTTGGCTCAGCTACCTATTTGATGCTTCACCCCAATGGTGATTCACAAAAGCTGGCTCGTAAAATGCCCGCTTTCTATAAAAAGTACATTGCCCGGGCCATCGGCGATGAGACGGGAAAGGGGGTTACGTTCGATATTGCGTTACAGCCGTTGACACGTATGCACCTTTTTTCGAGCCACCTGATGGGAGAAGAAAATGTAGGTAATATGGCTTACGTCTACACGTTCTCAGCCATTGGCTTGTTCATTCTGCTGATTGCCATTGTCAATTACATTAACCTCGCAACGGCGCGGTCGGCCGGCCGAGCCCGTGAAATCGGCATCCGAAAGGCCGTCGGTTCGTTGCGTCTTCAGTTAGTTGGCCAATTCTTGTCTGAGTCGATCCTGTTGTCGTTACTGGCGCTTGTGGTTAGTCTGCTCCTGTTAAATGGTCTGCTTCCACTTTTCAACTACGTAACGGATAAAACACTGACTATTGACTTCTGGAGCATCAGGACGCTTGGTTTGTTGCTCGGCTTCAGTTTGGTGGTTGGCTTAGTGGGTGGGCTTTATCCAGCTTTTGTACTCTCCCGTTTCAATCCTACCGCCGTTCTGAAAGGAACCTTCTCGACCAGTGGCAAAGGCGTTTTTTTACGTAAATCACTGGTCGTCTTACAGTTTACAATTTCGATTGTCATGATCGTGGGAACGGTCGTTGTTTATCGCCAACTACAATACATGCGGCATACACAACTGGGATTCAACCAGGAACAGGTTATGGTGCTTTCGCTCAAAGCGCCAACGGCTCAACGATCAGCCAATGTTTTGAAAGATAGGCTATTACAAAATTCTATTATTAAAGGTGCTACGCTAACCGATGGGTCAATAGGTGGTGAACTAAACGACAAATCCACATTTGATTTCTATGCCAGTGGTAAAGAGCAACCCGTTAGTACAGAATACTTCTCCGTGGATCGCGATTTTCTCAACGTCTTGCAGATTAAGTTGAAAGAAGGCCGAAATTTTTCGGCTGACTTAGCCAGCGATTCGACAGGAGCGGTACTCGTTAACGAAGCCATGCTTAAAAGACTGGGCTGGAAATCCTTTAAAGATGGTCTGGTAGAATTTGATTCGAAGCGGATACCCATTACCGGCGTTATTCACGATTTTCATTTACGTTCGCTGCGTAACCAGATAGAGCCGCTAGTTCTGGTTACGCATGCGGATCGGGGCGACAAGCTTTTCGTGCGAGTTGCGGCACAGCAAATACCCGACGCGTTGGCGTATGTTAGCACCGTTTATAAACAGGTTAACCCGAACCAACCCTTTGAGTACACCTTTCTGGACCAAACATTTGCCCAACAGTACCGGTCCGACGAGCGTCAAGGCAATCTGTTTCTGGCTTTTTCGGGCCTGGCTATTTTCATTGCCTGTCTGGGCTTGTTTGGTCTGGCTACGTTCACGGCTGAACAACGGACTAAAGAGGTTGGGGTTCGGAAAGTGCTGGGCGCGTCAGTTACCAGCCTTGTTACGTTACTTTCCAAAGATTTCCTGAAGCTGGTGTTCATCGCTATTGTCCTGGCGATTCCGATAGCCTGGTATATTATGAGCCGCTGGCTGGGGGAATTTGCCTACAAAATCAACATCGAATGGTGGATGTTTGTGGTAGCCGCCCTTCTGGCAATCGGCATTGCCTTGCTGACGGTCAGTTTCCAAAGCATCAAGGCGGCCCTGATGAACCCCGTCAACTCATTACGATCCGAATAA
- a CDS encoding ABC transporter permease, with the protein MLRSYVTIALRNLRSQLIYTLLTIIGLSVGMVGGLLIFLFLRHHVSIDRHHANLDRLFRINTDLHLADGSIEYNPEAPLPMAATLRKDYPQVEQAAFLIMNRELTVQVRRTAMGQSAPLRFLEHKGTGQVEPEWFDILDYTWLQGNPKTALRQPNSAVLIQSWARRYFGNADPIGQTLTINNQTEVTITGVVADPPPMTDTNLGLFISMATLKQIDPAYEETNWGFLNSTNRLYVRLKDPEAALSLEKAFPALARKQYGAEAKFYQFHTQPLRDIHVDVKRGGETIRASMIWSLGIIGVLLIVAACINFINLATAQALRRGKEVGVRKTLGSSRSQLVGQFLLETSLIVLASATLALLLVALLLPSFTDWVQTPLTLQIDPSTSLFIGLLLVIIMLLAGGYPAAVLSGVSPWAALRGKLTGVSGRGFTVRRVLVVTQFVVCQSLIIGALVVANQIRYIQQADLGFQKENVVLVSVPANQKARQEAFKKQISQYSDIVSVSLSHRPPSSDQLFGGSFKFNGSNEWVLFPVRDRLADADYVRTYGLKLVAGRNIVPSDTVQEYLINETLAHQLGFSNPQQILGKKLQYYSSPVPLPIVGVVKDFHQKSLREAIGPCLIASKADWYARAGIRISGHNPAQTLQRIRQTWQQLFPNEVFEYQFMDEQVARFYQTESLLARLINAFTGMAILICCLGLYGLVLHSVGQRIKEIGIRKVLGASVVSIVALLSKDFVKLVVIALLLASPLAWWTMTNWLQDFAYRIDIGWWVFVRAGLLAIGIALLTVSFQSIKAALMNPVKSLRSE; encoded by the coding sequence ATGCTACGTTCATACGTTACAATCGCCCTTCGGAACCTCCGCTCCCAGCTTATATATACGTTGCTGACTATCATTGGCCTGTCCGTTGGGATGGTGGGTGGACTACTGATTTTTCTGTTCCTGCGCCATCATGTAAGCATCGACCGGCACCATGCTAATCTGGACCGACTTTTCAGAATAAACACAGACCTTCACCTGGCCGATGGCTCCATTGAGTACAATCCGGAAGCACCCCTGCCTATGGCCGCAACACTCCGGAAAGATTATCCGCAGGTGGAACAGGCGGCATTCCTGATCATGAACCGGGAGTTAACCGTTCAGGTCAGGCGGACGGCAATGGGACAGTCTGCTCCGTTGCGTTTTCTCGAACACAAAGGCACGGGCCAGGTTGAGCCGGAATGGTTCGACATACTCGATTATACATGGCTGCAGGGTAACCCCAAAACCGCCCTTCGTCAGCCCAACAGCGCGGTGCTGATCCAATCGTGGGCAAGGCGATATTTCGGGAACGCCGATCCAATTGGGCAGACCCTAACCATCAATAATCAAACGGAGGTAACCATCACGGGCGTTGTGGCCGACCCACCGCCCATGACCGACACGAATCTGGGGTTGTTTATTTCGATGGCTACGTTAAAGCAAATCGATCCCGCGTATGAGGAAACCAACTGGGGATTTCTTAACAGCACCAACCGGCTATATGTCAGGCTCAAAGATCCGGAAGCGGCCCTGAGTCTTGAAAAAGCATTCCCGGCGTTAGCCCGGAAGCAATACGGCGCAGAGGCAAAATTCTATCAGTTTCACACGCAGCCTTTACGAGACATTCACGTCGACGTGAAGCGGGGTGGCGAAACGATTCGTGCTTCGATGATCTGGTCGCTGGGCATCATTGGTGTGTTATTGATTGTGGCGGCCTGCATCAACTTCATCAATCTGGCCACGGCCCAGGCGCTCCGACGGGGTAAAGAGGTTGGCGTTCGCAAAACGCTGGGCAGTTCACGGAGTCAGTTAGTCGGCCAGTTTCTTCTCGAAACAAGCCTGATCGTTTTAGCCTCTGCCACGCTGGCGCTGCTGCTGGTGGCACTGCTGCTTCCCTCCTTCACGGATTGGGTTCAGACACCGCTAACGTTACAGATCGACCCATCTACGTCCCTGTTCATCGGCTTGCTATTGGTGATCATTATGCTGCTGGCGGGTGGCTATCCGGCCGCTGTTCTGTCGGGCGTTTCGCCCTGGGCTGCGCTGAGAGGAAAGCTTACGGGTGTTTCGGGGCGGGGTTTTACCGTACGGCGGGTGCTGGTTGTCACGCAGTTTGTCGTTTGTCAGTCGCTCATTATCGGAGCGTTGGTCGTGGCAAATCAGATTCGATACATACAGCAGGCCGATCTGGGCTTTCAGAAAGAAAATGTCGTGCTTGTATCAGTACCAGCCAATCAAAAGGCCCGGCAGGAAGCGTTCAAGAAGCAGATCTCGCAGTATTCCGACATTGTGTCGGTCAGTTTAAGCCACCGCCCTCCATCGAGTGATCAGTTGTTTGGCGGCTCCTTTAAATTTAACGGGAGCAACGAGTGGGTTCTTTTTCCCGTTCGGGACCGGCTGGCCGATGCCGACTACGTCCGAACGTACGGCTTAAAACTGGTAGCCGGTCGTAATATAGTGCCCAGCGACACCGTCCAGGAATACCTGATTAATGAAACGCTGGCTCACCAGCTTGGCTTCAGCAACCCACAGCAGATCCTGGGCAAAAAACTCCAGTACTATTCCTCGCCCGTTCCGCTACCCATTGTTGGCGTGGTGAAAGATTTTCATCAGAAATCACTTCGGGAGGCCATAGGACCTTGTTTAATCGCCAGTAAAGCTGATTGGTATGCCCGAGCGGGTATCCGAATCTCGGGGCATAATCCAGCGCAGACACTCCAGCGAATCCGGCAAACGTGGCAGCAACTATTCCCGAATGAAGTGTTTGAATACCAGTTTATGGACGAACAAGTGGCCCGGTTTTACCAAACCGAATCGCTCCTTGCCCGGCTCATCAACGCCTTTACCGGCATGGCTATTCTGATCTGTTGCCTAGGTTTATACGGGTTAGTCCTGCACAGTGTCGGCCAGCGTATCAAAGAGATTGGTATTCGCAAAGTGCTCGGCGCATCGGTCGTCAGCATCGTAGCCCTTCTCTCAAAAGATTTCGTCAAACTGGTTGTCATTGCCCTTCTGCTGGCCTCCCCCCTTGCCTGGTGGACCATGACTAACTGGTTGCAGGATTTTGCCTACCGGATTGACATTGGCTGGTGGGTATTTGTGCGGGCGGGTCTGCTGGCTATCGGGATTGCCCTGCTAACGGTGAGTTTCCAGAGCATCAAAGCGGCCCTGATGAATCCGGTCAAAAGTTTGCGGTCTGAGTAA